One Polaribacter sp. SA4-12 genomic window carries:
- a CDS encoding carboxypeptidase-like regulatory domain-containing protein, whose product MAKKLLQLFLLLFTCISLSQEKGTLVTGQIVDSLGIVKNANIINLKTNQGTFSSDNGNFEIFVSVGDSLQISSIQHITRKITISRKNLENESVKIKLKQNTYVLEEFELKRNHLSGILGVDVNAVPTNKKDSLLGIVMDFSNVDFTQKDYRIDENDRSEARVVNTVSNSYEGLKMGFGFLFGTKKEKKEKELLKKLIDREAIPKKILAELGEDYFFKTLKIPVENYSHFIEYCNPFTLEKLYRENRILELITVLKKESTGYLKIIKTK is encoded by the coding sequence ATGGCAAAAAAACTACTCCAACTCTTTTTATTGCTTTTTACATGTATTTCTTTATCACAAGAAAAAGGAACGCTGGTTACTGGACAAATTGTAGATTCTTTAGGCATTGTTAAAAATGCAAATATTATCAACTTAAAAACAAACCAAGGTACGTTTTCATCTGACAATGGTAATTTTGAAATTTTTGTTTCTGTTGGAGATTCTTTACAAATCTCATCCATTCAACACATTACTAGAAAAATAACTATTTCTAGAAAGAATCTCGAAAACGAATCAGTAAAAATAAAACTAAAACAAAACACGTATGTTTTAGAGGAGTTTGAATTAAAAAGAAATCATTTAAGTGGTATATTAGGTGTAGATGTTAACGCTGTACCAACAAATAAAAAAGATTCGTTATTAGGAATTGTAATGGATTTTTCTAACGTAGATTTTACACAAAAAGATTATCGAATAGATGAAAATGATCGATCTGAAGCTCGTGTTGTAAACACAGTTTCTAACTCTTATGAAGGTCTAAAAATGGGGTTTGGATTTTTATTTGGCACTAAAAAGGAAAAAAAAGAAAAAGAATTGCTTAAAAAATTAATAGATAGAGAAGCTATACCCAAAAAAATATTAGCTGAATTAGGTGAAGATTACTTTTTTAAAACATTAAAAATTCCCGTTGAAAATTACTCTCATTTTATTGAATATTGTAATCCTTTCACTCTTGAGAAACTTTATAGAGAAAATAGAATTTTAGAACTCATAACAGTCTTAAAAAAAGAAAGTACAGGATATTTAAAAATCATAAAAACAAAGTAA
- the pepE gene encoding dipeptidase PepE, whose translation MKKMIIASTSTVHGSSYLAYLTPTLKVHFKGVKELLFIPYARPGGISYDEYTAIANKAFSKLNINVKGIHEFENPKEAIKKYEAIFTGGGNTFELVNQIYKNDVLTTLQEIINAGTPYLGTSAGSNICGVNMMNTNDMPIVYPPSFTTLNSIPFNINAHYLDPIEGSTHMGETRETRIKEFHVFNETPVLGLREGSWLEVAGNTITLKGNHTARLFLQNQNPKELESGVEVKL comes from the coding sequence ATGAAAAAAATGATTATTGCAAGTACATCAACAGTTCATGGAAGTAGCTATTTAGCATATTTAACACCAACCTTAAAAGTTCATTTTAAAGGTGTTAAAGAGTTGTTATTTATTCCTTATGCAAGACCAGGAGGAATTTCTTATGATGAATATACAGCAATAGCCAATAAAGCATTTTCTAAGCTGAATATTAATGTAAAAGGGATTCACGAATTTGAAAATCCTAAAGAAGCAATTAAAAAATATGAAGCAATTTTTACTGGTGGAGGAAATACATTCGAACTCGTAAATCAAATTTACAAAAACGACGTTTTAACTACTTTACAGGAAATAATTAATGCGGGAACTCCTTATTTAGGAACAAGTGCAGGAAGTAACATTTGTGGTGTAAATATGATGAATACCAATGATATGCCAATTGTGTATCCGCCAAGTTTTACAACGCTAAATAGTATTCCTTTTAATATCAACGCACATTATTTAGACCCAATTGAAGGCTCTACACATATGGGGGAAACAAGAGAAACTCGTATTAAGGAATTTCATGTTTTTAATGAAACTCCTGTTTTAGGTTTGCGTGAAGGGAGTTGGTTAGAAGTTGCTGGTAATACAATTACTTTAAAAGGAAATCATACAGCTCGTTTGTTTTTACAAAACCAAAACCCAAAAGAATTAGAGAGTGGAGTAGAAGTAAAGCTTTAA
- a CDS encoding lipocalin family protein, whose translation MKKKILLLLTVITFLTACESNDNLDINITNADLIGTWNATEQTMELASSFTINGVTITSNSSGYGKDFDFIYTFAENPNIVAATGSYTSVTTTTSSIPGQQDIDQEIELNSIEGFDSGIWSLDGNSITISDSSGQSNTAEIVEFTGSKLKLKIAIDESQNISGINADISGEIFLTLEK comes from the coding sequence ATGAAAAAGAAAATTTTATTATTACTTACTGTTATTACTTTTTTAACAGCATGTGAATCAAATGACAATCTAGACATTAATATTACAAATGCTGATTTAATTGGTACATGGAATGCTACAGAACAAACTATGGAATTAGCTTCTTCTTTTACAATTAACGGGGTTACGATAACATCAAATAGTAGTGGTTATGGAAAAGATTTTGATTTTATTTATACTTTTGCTGAAAACCCAAATATTGTTGCTGCAACTGGAAGCTACACATCTGTAACAACTACAACTAGTAGTATACCTGGTCAACAAGATATTGATCAAGAAATTGAATTAAACTCAATTGAAGGTTTTGACTCTGGAATATGGAGTCTTGATGGTAATTCAATTACAATATCAGATTCAAGCGGACAAAGTAATACTGCAGAAATTGTTGAATTTACAGGATCAAAGCTAAAATTAAAAATTGCTATAGATGAGTCTCAAAATATTAGCGGAATAAATGCAGATATTTCTGGTGAAATATTTTTAACTTTAGAAAAATAA